A genomic segment from Frateuria edaphi encodes:
- a CDS encoding carbon starvation CstA family protein: MHTRASIPTSPAARILWASIAIVGAFCLGVVALRRGEPINAIWLVAAAVAAFVIGYRFYGRFVERHVLALDPGRATPAMRHPDGLDYVPTDKWVVFGHHFAAIAGAGPLVGPVLAAQMGYLPGTLWILFGVVFAGAVQDFMILALSLRRDGRSLGHMLREELGPLPGVVAMFGVLVLMMIVLAVLALVVVKALTHSPWGTFTVAATIPIALLMGSYLRWLRPARILEVSIIGVVLLLASIWLGRYVAESATLAPLFDFDAKALAWLLIGYGFCASVLPVWLLLAPRDYLSTFLKIGTIALLALAIFLAAPVLQMAAVTRFIDGTGPVFQGNLFPFLFITIACGAVSGWHSIIASGTTPKLLASEGEARLVGYGGMLMEAFVAIMALVAASSLHPGVYFAMNSPAALIGTTAAHAAQTISQWGFVVTPDQLTQTARDIGEASVLSRAGGAPTLAVGMARLLHEILPGGGMMAFWYHYAILFEALFILTTVDAGTRVGRFMIQEIAGLIHKPLQQTESWTGNLLATAICVGLWGYFLYQGAVDPLGGINTLWPLFGIANQMLAAIALMLATVVVVKLKRERYVWVPGIPALWLIVCTLTAGYEKLAGPISFTAAARKYAAAATEGRLLAPAKDVAEMQRIVANNYIDAALTGLFMLLVLAMVTFAVRTMLRAWRTHHPTAHEEPYMPADAAAGSAP; the protein is encoded by the coding sequence ATGCACACCCGCGCCTCCATTCCGACCAGCCCCGCGGCAAGGATCCTGTGGGCCTCCATCGCCATCGTCGGTGCGTTCTGCCTGGGCGTTGTCGCACTGCGTCGTGGCGAGCCGATCAATGCGATCTGGCTGGTCGCCGCCGCGGTCGCCGCTTTCGTGATCGGCTACCGGTTCTACGGGCGGTTCGTCGAGCGCCACGTGCTGGCGCTCGATCCGGGTCGCGCCACGCCGGCGATGCGGCACCCGGACGGACTGGACTATGTGCCGACCGACAAGTGGGTGGTGTTCGGCCACCACTTCGCCGCCATCGCCGGCGCGGGCCCGCTGGTGGGCCCGGTGCTGGCGGCGCAGATGGGCTACCTGCCGGGCACGCTGTGGATCCTGTTCGGCGTGGTGTTCGCCGGGGCGGTGCAGGACTTCATGATCCTGGCGCTGTCGCTGCGCCGGGACGGGCGCTCGCTCGGCCATATGTTGCGCGAGGAACTCGGTCCACTGCCGGGCGTGGTCGCGATGTTCGGCGTGCTGGTGCTGATGATGATCGTGCTGGCGGTGCTCGCGCTGGTGGTGGTCAAGGCGCTCACGCACAGCCCGTGGGGCACCTTTACCGTGGCCGCCACTATCCCGATCGCGCTGCTGATGGGTTCGTACCTTCGCTGGCTGCGGCCCGCGCGCATCCTGGAGGTATCGATCATCGGAGTGGTGCTGCTGCTCGCCTCGATCTGGCTGGGCCGGTACGTGGCCGAATCGGCCACGCTGGCGCCGCTGTTCGACTTCGACGCCAAGGCACTGGCGTGGCTGCTGATCGGCTACGGGTTCTGCGCTTCGGTGCTGCCGGTATGGCTGCTGCTGGCGCCGCGCGACTACCTGTCCACGTTCCTGAAGATCGGCACCATCGCGTTGCTGGCGCTGGCGATCTTCCTGGCCGCGCCGGTATTGCAGATGGCCGCCGTGACGCGCTTCATCGACGGCACCGGGCCGGTGTTCCAAGGCAACCTGTTCCCGTTCCTTTTCATCACGATCGCCTGCGGCGCCGTATCGGGCTGGCATTCGATCATCGCCTCGGGCACCACGCCGAAATTGCTCGCCAGCGAAGGCGAGGCGCGGCTGGTCGGTTACGGCGGCATGCTGATGGAAGCGTTCGTGGCGATCATGGCGCTGGTCGCCGCATCCTCATTGCATCCGGGCGTGTACTTCGCGATGAACTCGCCGGCGGCGCTGATCGGCACCACCGCCGCGCACGCCGCGCAGACCATCAGCCAGTGGGGCTTCGTGGTGACCCCGGACCAGCTCACACAGACGGCACGCGACATCGGCGAGGCGAGCGTACTCTCGCGCGCCGGCGGCGCGCCCACGCTTGCGGTCGGCATGGCGCGGCTGCTCCACGAGATCCTGCCCGGCGGCGGCATGATGGCCTTCTGGTACCACTACGCGATCCTGTTCGAGGCGCTGTTCATCCTCACCACGGTGGACGCCGGCACGCGAGTGGGTCGCTTCATGATCCAGGAGATCGCGGGGCTCATCCACAAGCCGTTGCAGCAGACCGAGTCGTGGACGGGCAACCTGCTGGCGACAGCGATCTGCGTGGGCCTGTGGGGTTACTTCCTCTACCAGGGCGCGGTCGATCCACTGGGCGGCATCAACACGCTGTGGCCGCTGTTCGGCATCGCCAACCAGATGCTCGCGGCGATCGCGTTGATGCTCGCCACCGTCGTGGTAGTCAAGCTGAAACGCGAGCGGTATGTGTGGGTGCCCGGCATTCCGGCGCTGTGGCTCATCGTGTGCACGCTGACGGCCGGCTACGAGAAGCTGGCCGGCCCGATCAGTTTTACCGCCGCGGCGCGGAAGTACGCGGCGGCGGCCACCGAAGGAAGGCTGCTGGCGCCCGCGAAGGACGTGGCGGAAATGCAGCGCATCGTCGCCAACAACTACATCGATGCGGCGCTGACCGGGCTGTTCATGCTGCTGGTGCTGGCGATGGTCACCTTCGCCGTGCGCACCATGCTGCGCGCCTGGCGCACCCATCATCCGACGGCGCACGAGGAACCGTACATGCCGGCCGATGCCGCGGCCGGGAGCGCGCCATGA
- the purL gene encoding phosphoribosylformylglycinamidine synthase, producing MIAFDGQSALSPFRLDRLNARLDAVHRGARVQACWFVYVLDADHVPEGAERRRLLEVLEAKEATPESATLWTVPRLGTISPWSSKATDILHGAGFGARRVERGVAWQVAGLPAAGTPDHAAVLAVLHDPMTESVLTDLAEAQGLFLAGTPGDLVHIELGGNPGEALAAANARLGLALADDEIEYLAARYAELGRDPTDAELFMFAQANSEHCRHKVFNASWTLDGEVQDKSLFAMIKHTHQCSPAHTLSAYKDNAAVIEGHTAHRFFTDGEGNWRKHDEQVDYAIKVETHNHPTAIAPWPGAATGAGGEIRDEGATGRGAKPKAGLTGFSVSDLRIPGAPQPWEVNRPLPPRMASAFEIMRDGPLGAAAFNNEFGRPCLGGYFRTYEHETGEAGVRRGYDKPIMIAGGLANIRHDHVQKRDIQPGHAVIVLGGPAMLIGLGGGAASSVASGASSAELDFASVQRDNAEMERRCQQVIDSCWMRGEKNPIVSIHDVGAGGLSNAIPELLNDAGVGGEIDLSKVPCDDPSLSPMQVWSNESQERYVLGIAHEDLAEFEAYCKRERCPYAVVGSATAERTLRVTDPRRNLTVIDLPMDVLFGKAPRMHRDAQRIKPRVDLLPDLSGIGMDEAVQRVLHLPTVGSKNFLITIGDRTVGGLNHRDPMVGPWQVPVADCAVTLTDFDGYQGEAMAMAERAPVALLNSADAARLAVGEAITNLAAAPIGSLGEIRLSANWMAAVNHPGEDAALFDAVKAVGMELCPALDIAIPVGKDSLSMQTVWQDGEQPQRTVAPVSLVITGFARVDDVRRTLTPQIKLDRGDSELWLIDLGAGRDRLGGSALTQVFNRAGGVPPDLDDPKRLRALFELVQEANRAGLVLAYHDRSDGGVLVTLLEMAFAGHCGLQIHLDGWAEATLRALFNEELGAVLQVASANREAFEALLVKHGLAGMSHRIGRPKEKLGIKLYLGDDAVFKWNWTQLLGAWNHTSHAMQRLRDNPASADAECEWRLDDADPGVSPKLVFNPADDIAGPYIAKGARPRVAILREQGVNGQVEMAAAFTRAGFDAVDVHMSDLAAGRHKLADFRGFAACGGFSYGDVLGAGRGWATSILYNEAMRAQFEAFFNDPSKFALGACNGCQMLSQLKDIIPGAKHWPKFVRNASEQYEARLATLEVLDSPSLFFKGMAGSRIPVAVAHGEGRVSFPYACSPSKAQAAVRFVDNRGKPTENYPLNPNGSPGGLAGFTAADGRVTILMPHPERVFRSVQMSWHPDSWGEDSPWMRMFRNARVWCG from the coding sequence ATGATCGCTTTCGACGGGCAGAGCGCCCTTTCGCCGTTTCGCCTGGATCGCCTGAACGCCCGCCTCGATGCGGTGCACCGCGGTGCGCGCGTACAAGCTTGCTGGTTCGTCTACGTGCTCGATGCCGATCACGTTCCCGAGGGCGCCGAGCGCAGGCGCCTGCTCGAAGTGCTGGAAGCGAAGGAGGCCACGCCAGAGTCCGCCACCCTCTGGACGGTGCCGCGGCTGGGCACCATCTCGCCGTGGTCGAGCAAGGCCACCGACATCCTGCACGGGGCCGGCTTCGGCGCACGCCGCGTCGAGCGCGGCGTGGCCTGGCAGGTGGCTGGCCTGCCCGCTGCCGGCACGCCTGATCACGCGGCGGTACTGGCCGTGCTGCACGACCCGATGACCGAATCGGTGCTCACCGACCTGGCCGAGGCGCAGGGTCTGTTCCTGGCCGGCACGCCGGGCGACCTGGTGCACATCGAGCTGGGCGGCAATCCGGGCGAGGCGCTTGCCGCCGCCAACGCGCGCCTGGGACTGGCGCTGGCCGACGACGAGATCGAATACCTGGCGGCGCGTTATGCCGAACTCGGCCGCGACCCGACCGATGCCGAACTCTTCATGTTCGCGCAGGCCAACTCCGAGCACTGCCGCCACAAGGTGTTCAACGCGAGCTGGACGCTCGACGGCGAGGTGCAGGACAAGAGCCTGTTCGCCATGATCAAGCACACCCACCAGTGCTCGCCCGCGCACACGCTCTCGGCGTACAAGGACAACGCGGCAGTGATCGAGGGCCACACGGCCCACCGCTTCTTTACCGACGGCGAAGGCAACTGGCGCAAGCACGACGAGCAGGTCGATTATGCGATCAAGGTCGAGACGCACAACCACCCGACCGCAATCGCGCCCTGGCCTGGCGCGGCCACCGGCGCCGGCGGCGAGATCCGCGACGAGGGCGCCACCGGCCGCGGCGCCAAGCCGAAGGCCGGCCTGACCGGCTTCTCGGTGTCCGACCTGCGCATCCCGGGGGCGCCGCAGCCGTGGGAAGTGAATCGCCCGTTGCCACCACGCATGGCGAGCGCCTTCGAGATCATGCGCGACGGCCCGCTCGGCGCCGCCGCCTTCAACAACGAATTCGGCCGTCCCTGCCTGGGCGGCTATTTCCGCACCTACGAGCACGAAACCGGCGAAGCCGGCGTGCGCCGCGGCTACGACAAGCCGATCATGATCGCCGGCGGCCTGGCCAACATCCGCCACGACCACGTGCAGAAGCGCGACATCCAGCCGGGCCACGCGGTGATCGTGCTGGGCGGCCCGGCGATGCTGATCGGCTTGGGCGGCGGCGCGGCCTCGTCGGTCGCCTCCGGCGCCTCCAGCGCGGAACTGGACTTCGCCTCGGTCCAGCGCGACAACGCCGAAATGGAGCGCCGCTGCCAGCAGGTGATCGACAGCTGCTGGATGCGTGGCGAGAAGAACCCGATCGTCAGCATCCACGACGTCGGCGCCGGCGGCCTGTCCAACGCGATTCCCGAATTGCTCAACGACGCCGGCGTGGGTGGCGAGATCGACCTGTCCAAAGTGCCCTGCGACGACCCGTCGCTCTCGCCCATGCAGGTGTGGAGCAACGAGTCGCAGGAGCGCTACGTGCTTGGCATCGCGCACGAGGACCTCGCCGAGTTCGAGGCCTATTGCAAGCGCGAACGCTGCCCCTACGCGGTGGTCGGCTCCGCCACCGCCGAGCGCACGCTGCGCGTGACCGACCCGCGTCGCAACCTCACCGTGATCGACCTGCCGATGGACGTGCTGTTCGGCAAGGCGCCACGCATGCACCGCGACGCGCAGCGCATCAAGCCGCGCGTGGACCTGCTGCCGGACCTGTCCGGCATCGGCATGGACGAGGCGGTCCAGCGCGTGCTGCATCTGCCGACCGTCGGCAGCAAGAACTTCCTGATCACCATCGGCGACCGCACCGTGGGCGGCCTGAACCATCGCGATCCGATGGTCGGCCCGTGGCAGGTCCCGGTGGCCGATTGCGCCGTCACCCTCACCGACTTCGATGGCTACCAGGGCGAGGCGATGGCGATGGCCGAGCGCGCGCCGGTGGCGCTGCTCAACAGCGCCGATGCCGCGCGGCTGGCAGTGGGCGAGGCGATCACCAACCTGGCCGCCGCGCCGATCGGCTCGCTGGGCGAGATCCGCCTGTCCGCCAACTGGATGGCCGCGGTCAACCATCCGGGTGAGGACGCTGCGCTGTTCGACGCGGTCAAGGCGGTCGGCATGGAGCTGTGCCCCGCGCTCGACATCGCCATCCCGGTCGGCAAGGACTCGCTCTCCATGCAGACCGTGTGGCAGGACGGCGAACAGCCGCAGCGCACGGTCGCGCCGGTTTCGCTGGTCATCACCGGCTTCGCCCGCGTCGACGACGTGCGCCGCACGCTCACGCCGCAGATCAAGCTCGACCGCGGCGATTCGGAGCTGTGGCTGATCGACCTCGGCGCCGGTCGCGACCGCCTCGGCGGTTCCGCGCTGACCCAGGTGTTCAATCGCGCCGGCGGCGTGCCGCCGGACCTGGACGATCCCAAGCGCCTGCGCGCGCTGTTCGAACTGGTGCAGGAAGCCAACCGCGCCGGCCTGGTCCTGGCTTACCACGACCGCTCCGACGGCGGCGTCCTCGTGACCCTGCTGGAGATGGCGTTCGCCGGCCACTGCGGCCTGCAGATCCATCTGGACGGCTGGGCCGAGGCGACCTTGCGCGCGCTCTTCAACGAGGAGCTCGGCGCCGTGCTGCAGGTGGCCAGCGCCAATCGCGAGGCGTTCGAGGCGCTGCTGGTCAAGCATGGCCTGGCCGGCATGAGCCACCGCATCGGCCGGCCGAAGGAAAAACTCGGCATCAAGCTGTACCTGGGCGATGACGCGGTGTTCAAGTGGAACTGGACGCAGTTGCTCGGCGCCTGGAACCACACCAGCCACGCGATGCAGCGGCTGCGCGACAACCCGGCCAGCGCCGATGCCGAGTGCGAATGGCGGCTGGACGACGCCGATCCGGGCGTGAGCCCCAAGCTCGTCTTCAACCCCGCCGACGACATCGCCGGGCCGTACATCGCCAAGGGCGCGCGTCCTCGCGTGGCGATCCTGCGCGAGCAGGGCGTCAACGGGCAGGTCGAGATGGCCGCGGCGTTCACCCGCGCCGGCTTCGACGCGGTGGACGTGCACATGTCCGACCTCGCCGCCGGCCGGCACAAGCTCGCCGACTTCCGCGGCTTCGCCGCGTGCGGCGGTTTCTCCTACGGCGACGTGCTCGGCGCCGGCCGTGGCTGGGCCACCTCGATCCTCTACAACGAGGCGATGCGCGCGCAGTTCGAGGCGTTCTTCAACGATCCCTCGAAGTTCGCGCTGGGCGCCTGCAACGGCTGCCAGATGCTGTCGCAGCTGAAGGACATCATTCCCGGCGCCAAGCACTGGCCGAAGTTCGTGCGCAACGCTTCCGAGCAGTACGAGGCTCGCCTGGCCACGCTGGAAGTGCTCGATTCGCCCAGCCTGTTCTTCAAGGGCATGGCCGGCTCGCGCATCCCGGTCGCGGTGGCGCACGGCGAAGGCCGGGTCAGCTTCCCCTACGCCTGCAGCCCGTCCAAGGCGCAGGCGGCGGTGCGCTTCGTCGACAACCGCGGCAAGCCGACCGAGAACTACCCGCTCAACCCGAACGGCTCGCCCGGTGGCCTGGCTGGCTTCACCGCCGCCGACGGACGCGTGACCATCCTGATGCCGCATCCGGAACGCGTGTTCCGCAGCGTGCAGATGAGCTGGCATCCGGACAGCTGGGGCGAGGACTCCCCGTGGATGCGCATGTTCCGCAACGCGCGGGTGTGGTGCGGCTGA
- a CDS encoding glycosyltransferase family 2 protein — MLPVSVIVVCADSGPSLRDCARRALDSAVPLELIVIDNGSTDGMPQSVEHAYADDSRLKVIYNHANLGFGPAVNRAAAAAKGEHLLVLNPDCLLEPDTLTRMLDTLDEYPQAGIVGAVVCAADGTPDPASYRRDPLLRQALATLLGARGGMNIEGDIPTGVVTAEAVSGALMLLPRKVFEQLGGFDETYFLHCEDLDLCRRARDAGYTVLLAGDVRVLHGKGGSSRHRPVFVSRHKHRGMWRWFRKFDPAARNPLVAGAVWLGIWTHFAMQVPGQLWRLAKASRRAG; from the coding sequence ATGCTGCCGGTCAGCGTGATCGTGGTATGCGCCGACAGCGGCCCGTCGTTGCGCGACTGCGCACGGCGGGCGCTCGACAGCGCGGTGCCGCTGGAGCTGATCGTGATCGACAACGGATCGACCGACGGCATGCCGCAGTCGGTCGAACACGCGTATGCGGACGATTCGCGCCTGAAGGTGATCTACAACCACGCCAACCTCGGCTTCGGCCCAGCCGTGAACCGCGCGGCCGCCGCGGCGAAGGGCGAACACCTGCTGGTGCTCAACCCAGACTGCCTGCTCGAGCCGGATACCTTGACGCGCATGCTCGACACCCTGGACGAGTACCCGCAGGCCGGCATCGTCGGCGCGGTGGTGTGCGCTGCCGACGGCACGCCGGACCCGGCCTCGTACCGGCGCGATCCGCTATTGCGCCAGGCGTTGGCGACATTGCTTGGCGCGCGTGGCGGGATGAACATCGAAGGCGACATCCCGACGGGCGTGGTTACCGCCGAAGCGGTTTCCGGCGCGCTCATGCTGCTGCCGCGCAAAGTGTTCGAGCAGCTGGGCGGTTTCGACGAAACCTACTTCCTGCATTGCGAGGACCTTGACCTGTGCCGGCGCGCCCGCGATGCCGGCTACACGGTACTGCTTGCCGGCGACGTGCGCGTGCTGCACGGCAAGGGCGGGTCGAGCCGGCACCGGCCGGTGTTCGTCAGCCGGCACAAGCACCGCGGCATGTGGCGCTGGTTCCGCAAGTTCGACCCGGCTGCGCGCAATCCGCTGGTGGCGGGCGCCGTGTGGCTTGGCATCTGGACGCACTTCGCCATGCAGGTGCCTGGCCAACTCTGGCGGCTGGCCAAGGCCTCGCGTCGCGCTGGATAG
- the def gene encoding peptide deformylase, with product MIRDILKMGDPRLTRIAPAVPPGMVGSAELDQLIQDMFDTMEAAGGVGLAAPQIGVDLQLVIFGFDHAERYPDAPPVPRTILLNPLVTPASHDMEEGWEGCLSVPGLRGAVSRFTLIRYQGIDPKGQPIDRTAEGFHARVVQHECDHLIGRLYPSRITDFAKFGFTDVLFPGQGERED from the coding sequence ATGATCCGCGACATCCTCAAGATGGGCGACCCGCGCCTGACGCGCATCGCCCCCGCCGTGCCACCCGGGATGGTCGGCAGCGCCGAGCTGGATCAGCTGATCCAGGACATGTTCGACACCATGGAAGCGGCCGGAGGCGTCGGCCTGGCCGCACCGCAGATCGGCGTGGACCTGCAGCTGGTGATCTTCGGCTTCGACCATGCCGAGCGCTATCCCGACGCACCACCCGTGCCGCGCACGATCCTGCTCAATCCGCTGGTGACGCCGGCTTCGCACGACATGGAAGAAGGCTGGGAAGGCTGCCTGTCGGTCCCGGGCCTGCGCGGTGCGGTGAGCCGCTTCACGCTGATCCGCTACCAGGGCATCGACCCCAAGGGCCAGCCGATCGATCGCACCGCCGAGGGCTTCCATGCCCGCGTGGTGCAGCACGAATGCGACCACCTCATCGGGCGCCTGTATCCCTCGCGCATCACCGACTTCGCCAAGTTTGGCTTCACCGACGTGCTGTTCCCCGGTCAAGGCGAACGCGAGGACTGA
- a CDS encoding DUF4197 domain-containing protein, with protein sequence MRLRPACLGLLLATAALPAVAGGQLQDLLKQLKQGTHASDATRGANLPTSDIAAGLKEALAKGTTHAINSLGQTDGFWGNAKVRIPLPGKLKQVGDLARQLGQGDKVDAFQLSMNRAAEKAVPQVADIFGDAIRKMTLQDARGILTGGDHAATDFFRRVAGDALTARIHPIVAQATDRVGVTQKYKALTSASGSGLGNVLGALGGNDDKRNPLDLDDYVTAQTLNGLFTVIGEQEQSIRKNPAARTTDLLKKVFGSR encoded by the coding sequence ATGCGCCTGCGCCCCGCCTGCCTCGGCCTTCTGCTGGCCACCGCCGCGTTGCCCGCCGTCGCCGGCGGCCAGCTGCAGGACCTGCTCAAACAACTGAAGCAGGGCACCCACGCCAGCGATGCCACGCGCGGCGCGAACCTTCCCACCAGCGACATCGCCGCCGGCCTCAAGGAAGCACTCGCCAAGGGCACCACCCATGCGATCAACTCGCTCGGGCAAACCGATGGTTTCTGGGGCAATGCCAAGGTGCGCATTCCTCTGCCGGGCAAGCTCAAGCAGGTGGGCGACCTCGCCCGCCAGTTGGGCCAAGGCGACAAGGTGGACGCCTTCCAGCTGAGCATGAACCGCGCGGCGGAGAAGGCGGTGCCGCAGGTCGCCGACATCTTCGGCGACGCCATCCGCAAGATGACCCTGCAGGACGCGCGCGGCATCCTCACCGGCGGCGACCATGCCGCCACCGACTTCTTCCGCCGGGTCGCCGGCGACGCCCTGACCGCGCGCATCCATCCGATCGTCGCCCAGGCGACCGACCGCGTCGGCGTCACGCAGAAGTACAAGGCACTCACCTCCGCCAGCGGCAGTGGCCTGGGCAACGTGCTCGGCGCGCTGGGCGGCAACGACGACAAGCGCAACCCGCTGGACCTGGACGATTACGTCACCGCGCAGACGCTCAATGGCCTGTTCACCGTGATCGGTGAGCAGGAACAGTCCATCCGCAAGAATCCGGCCGCACGCACCACCGATTTGCTGAAGAAAGTCTTCGGCAGTCGCTGA
- a CDS encoding disulfide isomerase DsbC N-terminal domain-containing protein codes for MFKKLSAALLASAFALAACAADRQDAAVPAGATDPAAEQAVRAALTKLAPGVKVDQITLSPLPGFYQVIASGQLVYVSTDGKYMLNGDVVDLGAKQNLSERAWAGFRKAELAKVPASQRIVFAPPNPKYTVTVFSDVNCGYCRMFHSHIKQFNDEGIAVEYLAWPREGVTDTAGVPTDTYKEMVSVWCAADRKAAFTAAKQGKAPKSADCANPVKEEFDLGVKLGVTGTPMVLGPDGMVLGGYVTPDKLLKMLEKGG; via the coding sequence ATGTTCAAGAAGCTTTCCGCCGCGCTGCTCGCCAGCGCCTTCGCGCTCGCCGCCTGCGCCGCCGACCGCCAGGACGCCGCGGTCCCCGCCGGCGCGACCGATCCGGCCGCCGAGCAGGCGGTGCGCGCCGCCCTGACGAAGCTCGCCCCCGGCGTGAAGGTGGACCAGATCACCCTCTCGCCGCTGCCAGGCTTCTACCAGGTGATCGCCTCGGGGCAGCTGGTCTACGTCAGCACCGACGGCAAGTACATGCTCAACGGCGACGTGGTCGACCTCGGCGCCAAGCAAAACCTGAGCGAGCGCGCCTGGGCCGGCTTCCGCAAGGCCGAGCTGGCCAAGGTGCCGGCGTCCCAGCGCATCGTGTTCGCGCCGCCGAACCCGAAGTACACGGTGACCGTGTTCTCCGACGTCAACTGCGGCTATTGCCGCATGTTCCATTCGCACATCAAGCAGTTCAACGACGAGGGGATCGCGGTCGAATACCTGGCCTGGCCGCGCGAGGGCGTGACCGATACCGCCGGCGTTCCCACCGATACCTACAAGGAAATGGTCTCGGTCTGGTGCGCCGCCGACCGCAAGGCGGCGTTCACCGCGGCCAAGCAGGGCAAGGCGCCCAAGTCCGCCGACTGCGCCAACCCCGTCAAGGAAGAGTTCGACCTCGGCGTCAAGCTGGGCGTGACCGGTACGCCGATGGTGCTGGGGCCCGACGGCATGGTCCTGGGCGGCTACGTCACGCCGGACAAGCTTTTGAAGATGCTCGAAAAAGGCGGCTGA
- a CDS encoding YbdD/YjiX family protein, producing the protein MRPWWRAAWSRAVQTARLCCGVPDYDAYVRHLREHHPERPVPSYATFFRERQEARYKGTGGRCC; encoded by the coding sequence ATGAGGCCGTGGTGGCGAGCCGCCTGGTCGCGCGCCGTGCAGACCGCGCGCCTGTGCTGCGGCGTGCCCGACTACGACGCCTACGTGCGGCACCTGCGCGAGCATCATCCGGAGCGCCCGGTGCCCAGCTACGCGACGTTCTTCCGCGAGCGGCAGGAGGCGCGCTACAAAGGCACTGGTGGACGCTGCTGCTGA
- a CDS encoding DMT family transporter, which yields MTTRPRTFAATLGLLALTAVWGSTFVLIKDVVGRMRVVDFLAVRFAIAAIAMLVLFARPLWRLPHGQIGRALLLGIVYGAAQLLQTWGLKLIAPSVSGFATGMYVVFTPILAWLLLRERIAGVVWLAVALATGGLALLSLRGVSVDPGVWLTLASAALYGLHIVGLGRWSREQDAFGMSTVQVVAIAVICLLATAPQGPALPPDGRAWLAVLYMALVAGAGAMLMQTWAQAHLPPARAAIVMTTEPVFAAGFAVALGVDALSWRMLAGGALVLGAMYLVELAPRRSVALEAEARHHEV from the coding sequence ATGACGACCCGTCCCCGCACCTTCGCCGCTACCCTCGGCCTGCTCGCACTCACCGCCGTGTGGGGTTCGACTTTCGTGCTTATCAAGGACGTGGTCGGGCGCATGCGCGTGGTGGACTTTCTCGCCGTGCGCTTCGCCATCGCCGCGATCGCGATGCTGGTGCTGTTCGCGCGTCCGCTGTGGCGGTTGCCGCACGGCCAGATCGGTCGCGCGTTGCTGCTGGGGATCGTCTACGGCGCCGCCCAGTTGTTGCAGACGTGGGGCCTGAAGCTGATCGCGCCCAGCGTCAGCGGCTTCGCCACCGGCATGTATGTGGTGTTCACGCCGATACTTGCGTGGCTGCTGCTTCGCGAGCGCATCGCGGGCGTGGTATGGCTGGCGGTGGCATTGGCGACGGGCGGGCTGGCCCTGTTGTCGCTGCGTGGGGTGTCGGTGGACCCGGGCGTGTGGCTGACGCTTGCCTCGGCCGCTCTCTATGGGCTGCACATCGTCGGCCTCGGACGCTGGTCGCGCGAGCAGGACGCGTTCGGCATGTCGACGGTGCAGGTGGTGGCGATCGCGGTCATCTGCTTGTTGGCCACCGCGCCGCAGGGCCCGGCATTGCCGCCCGACGGCCGTGCCTGGCTGGCGGTGCTGTACATGGCGCTGGTCGCCGGCGCCGGCGCGATGCTGATGCAGACCTGGGCGCAGGCGCACCTGCCGCCGGCGCGCGCTGCAATCGTGATGACCACCGAGCCGGTGTTCGCCGCCGGCTTTGCCGTGGCGCTGGGCGTGGACGCGCTGAGCTGGCGCATGCTCGCCGGTGGCGCGCTGGTGCTCGGGGCGATGTACCTGGTGGAACTCGCGCCCCGGCGCAGCGTGGCGCTGGAAGCCGAAGCGCGCCATCACGAAGTCTAG